One Clostridium novyi NT genomic window carries:
- a CDS encoding DAK2 domain-containing protein, giving the protein MERFKIDGLNLRNMVINASNNLQEKKEFVNSLNVFPVPDGDTGTNMSMTFKSAVSEVENLKTKSISEVAKQVSRGALMGARGNSGVILSQIFRGIAKGLEGKDEVDAVGFAKSLEEGAKAAYKAVMRPTEGTILTIIRAAGESATGANESDIVKLLNVVCKHTEDVLNKTPDMLPALKEAKVVDAGGMGLFIILKGMYNALKDNIEANVQEDVASSAKKSSATKSAQSTINPEDIKYGYCTEFFVNTNDASTKAEDLKKTLTPVGDSMIVVGVEDIIKVHIHTNDPGWVLSNALKLGELSKIKIDNMREEHRQILELEYATTEEEEESSKETVEDMKEYGFVSVTMGNGLKRIFEDLGVDSVIEGGQTMNPSTQDIIERINKINAKNIFILPNNKNIIMAAEQAAELSDKNVIVIKTKTIPQGITAVTVFDSSESAEHNTEVMNEAIENVSTASVTYAVRDTEIDGKPIKEGNILGLVENKINEVGEDVYDVCETLISNMVDEDSELITVFYGKDCEEEKVQEFAEKIEEKYDDIDVQFYSGEQPLYYFIVSVE; this is encoded by the coding sequence TTGGAACGTTTTAAAATAGATGGGCTTAATCTACGTAATATGGTAATTAATGCATCAAATAACCTTCAGGAAAAGAAAGAATTTGTAAACTCTTTAAATGTATTTCCTGTTCCAGATGGTGATACAGGAACTAATATGTCAATGACATTTAAAAGTGCTGTATCAGAAGTAGAAAATTTAAAAACTAAATCTATTTCTGAGGTAGCAAAGCAAGTGTCAAGAGGAGCACTTATGGGTGCAAGAGGTAACTCAGGTGTTATATTATCACAAATATTTAGAGGAATAGCAAAGGGATTAGAAGGAAAAGATGAAGTAGATGCAGTAGGTTTTGCAAAAAGTCTTGAAGAAGGAGCTAAAGCTGCATATAAGGCAGTAATGCGTCCTACAGAAGGAACAATTCTTACAATAATAAGAGCGGCAGGAGAAAGCGCAACTGGTGCAAATGAAAGTGACATAGTAAAACTTCTTAATGTAGTATGCAAGCATACTGAAGATGTACTTAATAAAACACCAGATATGTTACCAGCTTTAAAAGAAGCAAAAGTAGTCGATGCTGGTGGTATGGGATTATTTATAATATTAAAAGGTATGTATAATGCCCTAAAAGATAATATTGAAGCAAATGTACAAGAAGATGTAGCTAGTAGTGCTAAAAAATCTTCTGCTACTAAATCAGCTCAATCTACAATTAATCCTGAAGATATAAAATATGGATACTGTACGGAATTTTTTGTAAATACAAATGATGCTTCTACTAAAGCTGAAGATTTAAAGAAAACATTAACTCCAGTTGGAGATTCTATGATAGTTGTGGGTGTTGAAGATATTATAAAAGTTCATATCCATACAAATGATCCAGGTTGGGTTTTATCAAATGCTTTAAAGCTAGGAGAATTATCTAAAATAAAAATAGATAATATGAGAGAAGAACATAGACAGATTTTAGAGCTTGAATATGCAACTACAGAAGAGGAAGAAGAATCTTCAAAAGAAACTGTAGAAGATATGAAAGAATATGGTTTTGTATCTGTTACTATGGGAAATGGATTAAAACGTATATTTGAAGATCTTGGAGTGGATTCAGTAATAGAAGGCGGTCAAACTATGAATCCTAGTACACAAGATATAATAGAGAGAATAAATAAGATAAATGCAAAAAATATATTTATACTACCTAATAACAAAAATATAATTATGGCAGCTGAACAAGCAGCAGAATTATCAGATAAAAATGTTATAGTTATAAAAACAAAAACAATTCCTCAAGGAATAACAGCTGTTACTGTATTTGATAGTAGTGAGAGTGCTGAGCATAATACTGAAGTTATGAATGAGGCAATAGAAAATGTAAGCACAGCTTCTGTAACTTATGCTGTTAGAGATACAGAAATTGATGGTAAACCTATAAAAGAGGGAAACATACTAGGATTAGTTGAAAATAAAATAAATGAAGTTGGAGAAGATGTTTACGATGTTTGTGAAACTTTAATATCAAACATGGTAGATGAAGATAGTGAGCTTATAACAGTATTTTATGGAAAAGACTGCGAAGAAGAAAAAGTACAAGAATTTGCAGAAAAAATAGAAGAAAAATATGATGATATAGATGTTCAATTTTATAGTGGAGAACAACCATTATATTATTTCATTGTATCAGTTGAATAA
- a CDS encoding Asp23/Gls24 family envelope stress response protein has product MLVLANENGNINYSEEALANIVGVSTMECYGVVGMASKSGKDGLWELIRGESLSKGVKIQSKDNKLTIELYIIVQYGTKISVIANNVVQKIKYNVENYTGLKVSSITVNVQGIRI; this is encoded by the coding sequence ATGTTAGTGCTTGCCAATGAAAATGGTAATATAAATTACTCTGAGGAGGCTTTAGCCAACATAGTTGGGGTTTCAACTATGGAGTGTTATGGTGTGGTAGGTATGGCTTCTAAAAGTGGTAAAGATGGTTTATGGGAACTTATAAGAGGCGAAAGTTTAAGTAAAGGTGTTAAAATTCAAAGCAAAGATAATAAACTAACTATTGAATTATATATAATAGTTCAATACGGAACTAAAATTTCTGTTATAGCTAATAATGTAGTACAAAAAATAAAATATAATGTGGAAAACTATACAGGCTTGAAAGTATCAAGTATAACTGTAAATGTTCAGGGTATAAGAATTTAA
- the rpmB gene encoding 50S ribosomal protein L28, giving the protein MAKRCEVCGKGVVSGVQYSHSHRQSKRRWAPNIKSVRAVVNGVPKKVSVCTRCLRSGKVQRAI; this is encoded by the coding sequence ATGGCAAAAAGATGTGAAGTATGTGGAAAAGGCGTTGTATCTGGTGTACAATACAGTCACTCCCATCGTCAATCAAAAAGAAGATGGGCTCCAAACATAAAAAGTGTTAGAGCTGTAGTTAACGGAGTACCTAAGAAAGTTAGCGTTTGTACTAGATGTCTTCGTTCTGGTAAAGTTCAACGTGCTATATAG
- a CDS encoding thiamine diphosphokinase — protein sequence MKVVIISGGNSPSYTLIKKELRESEYLIAADSGANTLFKYDVFPDYIIGDLDSIKTVALNYYKNRKVSILQYPPEKDYTDTEIAVNKAIDLGATEIVLLGCTGSRIDHLFGNIGMLLKCLKLGVSCVIKDDNNTIFLTETSIKIRGSLGKTFSIIPYSEEISDLTIIGAKYPLNNYKMKIGSAIGISNVFEEEEVKVQFNSGKILIVYPTD from the coding sequence ATGAAAGTAGTTATTATATCAGGGGGAAACTCTCCTAGTTATACTTTAATAAAAAAAGAATTAAGGGAAAGTGAATACTTAATAGCTGCAGATAGTGGAGCAAATACTTTATTTAAGTATGATGTATTTCCTGATTATATCATTGGAGATTTAGATTCAATTAAAACTGTTGCATTAAATTATTATAAAAATAGAAAGGTTAGTATACTACAGTATCCACCGGAAAAAGATTATACTGACACTGAAATAGCAGTAAATAAGGCTATAGACCTTGGAGCTACTGAAATAGTTTTACTTGGATGTACAGGGAGCAGAATAGATCATCTATTTGGAAATATAGGTATGCTTTTAAAGTGTTTAAAATTAGGAGTATCCTGTGTTATAAAAGATGATAATAATACTATTTTTTTAACAGAAACATCAATAAAAATAAGGGGTAGTTTAGGAAAAACTTTTTCTATTATACCGTATTCAGAAGAAATAAGTGATTTAACTATAATTGGCGCAAAGTATCCTTTAAATAATTATAAAATGAAAATAGGAAGTGCTATTGGAATTTCTAATGTATTTGAAGAAGAAGAAGTTAAAGTTCAATTTAATAGTGGAAAAATACTAATAGTTTACCCTACAGATTAA
- the rpe gene encoding ribulose-phosphate 3-epimerase codes for MVKLAPSILSADFSNLGEDIKKIDKYGADVIHIDVMDGMFVPNISFGMPIMKSIRNITKLPFDVHLMIEDPARYVEDFAKNGADIITVHYEADKHLDRTINYIKSFGVKAGIALNPATPVESIKHLIGIVDMVLIMSVNPGFGGQKYIEYCSDKIREVKKLAEEFNKDLLIEVDGGVGANNIKKVVECGANVIVAGSAVFKNGEIEKNIKELKEGF; via the coding sequence ATATTATCAGCAGATTTTTCAAACTTAGGAGAAGACATTAAAAAAATAGATAAGTATGGGGCAGATGTTATACATATAGATGTAATGGATGGTATGTTTGTTCCTAATATATCTTTTGGAATGCCTATAATGAAAAGTATAAGAAACATTACAAAGCTTCCATTTGATGTACATTTAATGATAGAAGATCCAGCAAGATATGTTGAAGATTTTGCGAAAAATGGAGCAGATATAATAACTGTACACTATGAAGCTGATAAGCACTTGGATAGAACAATTAACTACATAAAAAGTTTTGGAGTTAAAGCGGGAATAGCTCTTAATCCAGCAACTCCAGTAGAAAGTATAAAACACTTAATTGGTATTGTAGACATGGTTTTAATTATGTCTGTAAATCCAGGCTTTGGTGGTCAAAAATATATAGAATATTGTTCAGATAAAATAAGAGAAGTTAAAAAACTTGCTGAAGAATTCAACAAAGACCTTCTAATTGAAGTTGATGGTGGAGTTGGAGCAAATAATATTAAAAAAGTAGTTGAATGTGGAGCAAATGTAATAGTAGCAGGTTCAGCAGTATTTAAAAATGGAGAGATAGAAAAAAATATAAAAGAATTAAAAGAAGGTTTCTAG